In the genome of Fibrobacter succinogenes, one region contains:
- the recN gene encoding DNA repair protein RecN, translating to MLKQLTINGFTLIAEATVPFHGGFTAITGETGAGKSVLMKALRMVCGDKSQASMVRTGEEKAVVEGTFDISNDPEVKQILARLELDDDDELIIRREILENGKGRARVNGSVVSLSDLQELGESLIQMHGQSEQLLLRDIRTHAKMLDEYAGNGELLTNYTKSYNVWNDVLAKIQQTEAHAKDLAQQKDFLKFQYEELSKAALRDGEEEELEEKVNIASKSEAEHNLLNEIQALIGYDNGILEQVQNLQYKLRSLAQKIPHYEEDLNALLEVADPFEGICKDLQRLRPAKSMSPVEIDRANSRIALIQKLKRKYRTDVAGLIALTEQRKQELDSLENLDADIEELKRKADAHKAETVRLAASLTEKRREAALRFDSAVQEILHSLGMPKAKFSTSITEQAPASNGFDRIEFLLAPNPGEGEKSLQKAVSGGELSRVLLAIKSVMAELDKVPLLIFDEVDSGISGETGNSIGEALRKLGKHHQVLTITHLHQVASRAENQLAVSKKEVDGRTFTSIIDLDKNGRIEEIARMLGGSSETVRTHAKQLLENNL from the coding sequence ATGTTAAAGCAACTTACAATTAACGGATTCACATTGATAGCGGAGGCAACGGTTCCCTTCCACGGGGGCTTTACTGCTATTACTGGTGAAACTGGCGCAGGCAAATCCGTTCTTATGAAAGCGCTCCGCATGGTTTGCGGAGACAAATCGCAAGCGTCCATGGTCCGCACGGGCGAAGAAAAAGCAGTCGTCGAAGGAACGTTCGATATCAGTAACGATCCCGAAGTCAAGCAGATACTCGCAAGACTTGAACTCGATGATGACGACGAGCTCATTATTCGCCGCGAGATTTTAGAAAACGGAAAAGGGCGCGCCCGCGTAAACGGTTCTGTGGTAAGTCTCTCGGACTTGCAAGAACTTGGCGAATCGCTCATCCAGATGCATGGCCAGAGCGAACAGCTTTTGTTACGCGACATCCGCACACATGCTAAAATGCTCGACGAATATGCGGGCAACGGCGAGTTGCTTACAAACTATACAAAGAGCTATAACGTTTGGAATGATGTTCTTGCAAAAATCCAGCAAACAGAAGCTCACGCCAAAGACCTTGCTCAACAAAAAGATTTTTTGAAGTTCCAGTACGAAGAACTTTCAAAGGCTGCGCTCCGCGATGGCGAAGAAGAAGAGCTTGAAGAAAAAGTCAACATTGCAAGCAAGAGCGAAGCTGAACATAATCTGCTGAACGAAATTCAAGCGCTCATCGGTTACGATAACGGCATTCTCGAACAGGTCCAGAACCTTCAGTACAAATTGCGTTCCCTCGCCCAAAAGATTCCACATTACGAAGAAGACTTGAACGCCCTCCTCGAAGTGGCGGACCCGTTCGAGGGAATCTGCAAGGATTTGCAAAGGCTCCGCCCGGCAAAGTCCATGAGCCCCGTCGAAATCGACCGGGCCAATTCCCGAATCGCGCTCATTCAAAAGCTCAAGCGCAAGTACCGCACCGATGTCGCAGGGCTTATCGCGCTTACCGAACAACGTAAGCAGGAACTCGACAGCCTCGAAAATCTCGATGCAGACATCGAAGAACTCAAGCGTAAAGCCGATGCGCACAAGGCTGAAACAGTTCGTCTCGCCGCGAGCCTCACCGAAAAGCGCCGTGAAGCCGCACTTCGGTTCGACTCCGCCGTGCAAGAAATTTTGCATAGCCTTGGCATGCCAAAAGCAAAATTCTCTACCAGCATCACTGAACAGGCGCCCGCGTCCAACGGTTTCGACCGCATTGAATTTTTGCTTGCACCAAACCCGGGCGAAGGCGAAAAGTCTTTGCAAAAGGCCGTGTCCGGCGGCGAACTCAGCCGTGTGCTGCTCGCCATCAAGAGCGTCATGGCCGAACTCGACAAAGTTCCGCTGCTCATTTTCGACGAAGTCGATTCTGGAATTTCGGGCGAAACAGGCAACAGCATTGGCGAAGCCTTGCGGAAATTGGGCAAGCATCACCAAGTGCTCACCATCACCCACTTGCATCAAGTGGCCAGTCGCGCCGAAAATCAACTCGCAGTGAGCAAGAAAGAAGTCGATGGAAGGACTTTTACGTCCATTATTGATCTCGACAAGAACGGGCGTATCGAAGAAATTGCTAGAATGTTAGGTGGATCTTCAGAAACAGTCCGCACTCATGCAAAGCAGTTGTTGGAGAATAATTTATGA
- a CDS encoding CDP-alcohol phosphatidyltransferase family protein: MTEPENASDVRLRSRIWSILRALVFICVIVFIWEGWTTMACSFVGIALIMGWVNLFQLKSQEIEKPYYRLWLNAIDGFLQFIVMASIFARDLLQNESVEKILGVGCAVLLGRLIAHTLFSLGVLREGKQLPRKRRWSKLANLSVTITMGVYLLNIENLQQIMMVVSILLIAASTAAYAYWYYRDPAHRKPLSIASQLTMSRIVLTPFFLWVFFYDNDLDYSNNSIVFKVLALVMVLGFMLTDYLDGKLARSMGEVSTLGKYLDPFSDKISNMTIFMCFIATGYASVWMVALIYFRESSVETLRTLAASEGLIMPARRSGKWKTALQGIGIVAILLGAIDPVRALIPGFENIWPKFPVVVMGIITAITLISGIDYFYASKHILKKFV; encoded by the coding sequence ATGACAGAACCAGAAAATGCATCTGATGTTCGTTTGCGTTCACGCATTTGGAGTATCTTGCGTGCACTCGTCTTTATCTGCGTCATCGTATTCATCTGGGAAGGATGGACAACGATGGCCTGCTCTTTCGTGGGTATAGCACTTATCATGGGATGGGTCAACCTATTCCAGTTGAAAAGCCAGGAAATCGAAAAGCCCTACTACAGACTTTGGCTCAACGCGATTGACGGATTTTTACAGTTTATCGTGATGGCTAGCATTTTTGCCCGCGACCTTCTCCAAAACGAAAGTGTTGAAAAAATTTTGGGTGTCGGTTGCGCCGTTTTGCTCGGGCGACTTATCGCGCACACGTTATTTTCGCTTGGAGTGCTACGCGAAGGGAAACAACTCCCCCGCAAACGCCGCTGGAGTAAACTCGCGAATCTCTCCGTAACAATCACGATGGGCGTCTATTTGTTGAACATCGAAAATCTACAACAAATTATGATGGTCGTTTCCATTTTGCTCATCGCCGCCTCTACCGCTGCATACGCATACTGGTATTACCGCGACCCCGCACACCGCAAACCGCTTTCGATTGCAAGCCAACTCACCATGAGCCGCATTGTGCTCACTCCGTTTTTCCTTTGGGTGTTCTTCTACGACAACGATTTGGATTACAGCAACAACAGTATTGTCTTTAAAGTACTCGCGCTCGTGATGGTGCTTGGATTTATGCTTACCGATTACCTAGACGGCAAGCTCGCACGATCCATGGGCGAAGTGAGCACGCTCGGCAAATACCTCGATCCGTTCAGCGACAAGATTTCGAACATGACAATTTTCATGTGCTTTATTGCAACAGGTTACGCTTCGGTGTGGATGGTCGCCTTGATTTACTTCCGTGAATCTAGCGTGGAAACGCTCCGCACGCTTGCTGCAAGCGAAGGGCTGATTATGCCTGCACGCCGCAGTGGCAAATGGAAAACGGCATTGCAAGGCATTGGCATTGTCGCCATTCTCCTTGGAGCCATCGATCCGGTGCGTGCATTGATTCCAGGTTTCGAAAATATTTGGCCGAAATTTCCTGTCGTTGTGATGGGCATCATAACAGCCATTACACTCATCAGCGGAATTGATTATTTCTACGCCAGCAAACACATTTTGAAAAAGTTCGTGTAA
- a CDS encoding tRNA (guanosine(46)-N(7))-methyltransferase TrmB codes for MADENNNEVLNEEEKAPKEVVIPEFYRDLNQDPQMKALWHYIFRTNGDRKPIKTPDGLPHKLDFDWKDMFPNENGHIEVEIGSGKGNFMTDYAEKHPDRFIMGSEWDFTWAAFAHERMEKRGIVAQGNAAMLRGDVFYFLRDAVKSNTVDTFHMYFPDPWPKERHHKNRLLRPDFLDEVARCFKPGKRIFYWGTDHKEYNEIALETFDAYPTCKVIVRNTAEPTEGILTGFERKYKKEGRPIYRSIIEFEK; via the coding sequence ATGGCAGACGAAAACAACAACGAAGTATTGAACGAAGAAGAGAAGGCTCCGAAGGAAGTCGTGATTCCGGAGTTTTATCGAGACTTGAACCAAGATCCGCAAATGAAGGCGCTGTGGCATTACATATTCCGCACGAATGGCGACCGCAAGCCCATCAAGACGCCGGACGGATTGCCACACAAGCTCGACTTCGACTGGAAAGACATGTTCCCGAACGAGAACGGTCATATCGAAGTAGAAATCGGAAGTGGCAAAGGCAACTTCATGACGGACTACGCCGAAAAGCATCCGGACCGTTTTATCATGGGTAGCGAATGGGACTTCACGTGGGCCGCATTTGCTCACGAACGCATGGAAAAACGCGGAATCGTAGCTCAGGGCAATGCCGCCATGTTGCGCGGTGATGTTTTCTACTTCTTGCGCGATGCCGTGAAGTCCAACACCGTGGATACATTCCACATGTATTTCCCGGACCCGTGGCCAAAGGAACGCCACCACAAGAATCGTTTGCTCCGTCCTGATTTTCTCGACGAAGTCGCTCGCTGTTTTAAACCGGGCAAACGCATTTTCTATTGGGGCACCGACCACAAGGAATACAACGAAATTGCACTTGAAACGTTCGATGCCTACCCGACTTGCAAAGTTATCGTCCGCAATACGGCAGAACCGACCGAAGGGATCTTGACCGGATTCGAACGCAAGTACAAGAAAGAAGGCCGTCCGATTTATAGAAGTATTATTGAATTTGAAAAATAG